The following coding sequences are from one Diachasmimorpha longicaudata isolate KC_UGA_2023 chromosome 6, iyDiaLong2, whole genome shotgun sequence window:
- the LOC135163224 gene encoding allatostatin A-like, which produces MIQRKLFNIALLFALTLSVNIATGAADEPRATPVQGTHQRGCDSPKKDYDFITEYKRLPQYRYLAAYKRFPDYLYSFGIGKRFDDNIKRNSPYSFGVGKRNNFPRLSLLRVPLGYGLPLDTKSYDSNLIIDDSTETKRNAPSHTYGFGIGKRTPLLLNDDFNADNRELNGDRKFTDDGPLWDQF; this is translated from the exons atgattcaaagAAAACTTTTCAATATTGCACTGCTGTTTGCGTTAACTCTGAGCGTCAATATTGCAACGGGTGCAGCTGATGAGCCGAGAGCAACTCCAGTACAAGGGACTCATCAACGTGGCTGCGACTCCCCTAAGAAGGATTATGACTTTATTACGGAATACAAACGCCTGCCGCAGTACCGCTATCTAGCCGCCTACAAACGATTTCCTGATTATCTCTACAGCTTTGGCATTGGCAAGAGATTCGATGACAACATCAAG AGAAACTCGCCATATTCTTTTGGTGTTGGCAAGCGGAACAACTTTCCCAGGCTCTCCCTCCTGAGAGTTCCCCTAGGCTATGGTCTCCCTCTTGACACCAAAAGTTATGACTCCAATCTCATCATCGACGATTCCACTGAGACAAAACGCAATGCACCATCGCACACATACGGTTTCGGAATTGGCAAGAGAACTCCACTATTACTCAATGATGATTTCAATGCTGACAATCGAGAGTTGAATGGTGATAGGAAATTCACCGACGACGGTCCACTGTGGGATCAGTTTTAA
- the LOC135163295 gene encoding histidine-rich glycoprotein-like has product MITKYSLILSIINLILSESAFGSSIIQRRRPLNFSYTGDTGTAATGGSMRIDKKVEAGGGDNHKEEHYEASREKDEEGYKTHHEAEKAAKGHHDKDIHKKDYSEQEGHEREKHGEEKHYAEHHSGDKGEKEAKFEESGKHNKGHSTKGQHNIFKKDEYEKKHDFYDEYHESDEEEKQGGYLQKHEGAKGGKHHSGHHSGGGDEHHHGSKKGYKSGHHHSDDKGHNAAEGHSKHHKHGEKHGSKSGHSGAKKWVHKSGGQ; this is encoded by the exons ATGATTACCAAATATTCCCTGATCCTATctatcattaatttaattttatcagaGAGTGCATTCGGCTCTAGTATTATTCAGCGCAGACGtcccctgaatttttcatacaCAGGAGATACGGGAACTGCTGCGACTGGTGGATCAATGAGGATTGATAAAAAGGTAGAAGCTGGTGGTGGAGATAATCATAAAGAGGAGCATTACGAAGCCTCTAGAGAGAAGGATGAAGAG GGCTACAAAACTCACCACGAGGCGGAAAAAGCTGCCAAGGGCCATCATGACAAGGACATCCACAAGAAGGACTACAGCGAACAAGAAGGACACGAGAGGGAGAAACACGGGGAGGAGAAGCATTATGCTGAGCATCACAGCGGTGACAAGGGTGAGAAAGAAGCCAAATTCGAGGAGAGTGGCAAACACAATAAGGGACACAGCACCAAAGGACAGCACAACATCTTCAAGAAGGATGAATATGAAAAGAAacatgatttttatgatgagtATCATGAGAGCGACGAGGAGGAGAAGCAGGGGGGATACCTGCAGAAGCATGAAGGGGCGAAGGGTGGGAAGCATCACAGTGGTCATCATTCTGGTGGTGGAGATGAG CATCATCATGGCAGTAAGAAGGGCTACAAATCTGGTCATCATCATTCTGATGACAAGGGTCACAATGCTGCGGAGGGTCATTCAAAGCATCATAAACATGGCGAGAAGCATGGATCGAAGAGTGGACACTCAGGAGCCAAGAAATGGGTGCACAAGAGTGGAGGACAATaa
- the LOC135163223 gene encoding protein amnionless-like, translating into MRLLLLFIFTGTFCAHKGDSWRLGTQKQWLPDLEFTTRGNWISNKVPTKNSRIKFPLEIQHSVGLPLTGDLFFSGIELSRDGSLLLPLNGRLQLTEPKGTSSKDNNPEIFEWKWKGPFSWVDPENWGGSNQAVPHLEKIPCDRDMVILPSNNRSLSIRLPTVDVNVKEVKIGKSTPLASWDWQEVMRGREFTNSHWSVKYSGLPYCDSDKCLCRHSTDMYDLMKEICEIERPRCLDKEVACSYPMGVEGHCCAYCGGQLFLSVNHATFPLSKLNEITNEALSSYGDISHHVRVTLNGNVQVLVTENGVYTGIKSAEAVETLHSVFSGRGINVLSYAVTGASLKGSALATALGPLFGVPLVIIILILIAVPSFGYSYKEVYFIFRASIRQRNLPPDDPGADGNFGFARFENIATGEVQLTSPIIEDEMGSDDDHEDGKRFENPLYRSKRKGPVEKIIDIDAPVSLAELEGKVASHEDANIDSD; encoded by the exons ATGCGACTTTtacttttattcatttttaccgGAACATTTTGCGCACATAAAGGAGATTCGTGGAGATTAGGGACCCAAAAACAATGGCTTCCGGACTTGGAATTCACCACAAGGGGTAATTGGATTAGTAATAAAGTGCCAACAAAAAATAGTAGAATCAAATTTCCGTTGGAAATTCAACATTCTGTGGGTCTACCATTGACcggtgatttatttttttcgggaATTGAATTATCACGTGATGGTTCACTTCTTCTTCCTCTCAATGGCAGGCTACAG TTGACAGAACCCAAAGGAACAAGTAGTAAGGATAACAACCCTGAAATATTTGAGTGGAAATGGAAAGGTCCGTTCTCGTGGGTGGATCCGGAAAATTGGGGTGGATCAAATCAAGCTGTTCCCCATTTGGAGAAAATTCCTTGTGACAGAGACATGGTCATTCTCCCGAGTAACAATCGCTCGTTAAGTATCAGATTGCCGACCGTTGATGTCAATGTTAAGGAAGTTAAAATTGGAAAGTCAACCCCATTGGCATCCTGGGACTGGCAGGAGGTCATGAGAGGAAGGGAATTCACCAACAGTCACTGGAGTGTCAA ATACAGTGGACTGCCTTACTGTGACTCCGACAAGTGCCTATGTCGTCACAGCACCGACATGTATGATTTAATGAAGGAAATCTGTGAAATTGAGAGGCCCCGATGTTTGGACAAAGAGGTTGCCTGTTCATATCCAATGGGG GTGGAGGGACATTGTTGCGCTTACTGCGGTGGCCAACTGTTCCTGAGTGTTAATCACGCGACCTTTCCTCTGtcgaaattgaatgaaattacaAATGAGGCATTGAGTAGCTATGGTGATATATCTCATCATGTCAGAGTAACGCTGAATGGAAATGTACAAGTTCTCGTCACCGAGAATGGTGTTTACACGGGAATAAAAAGTGCCGAAGCCGTTGAGACGCTTCACAGCGTTTTTTCAG GACGAGGTATAAACGTGTTGTCATACGCAGTGACGGGAGCATCCTTGAAGGGCTCTGCATTGGCAACAGCTCTGGGTCCACTGTTCGGTGTTCCACTCGTGATAATTATTCTCATCCTCATAGCAGTTCCCTCCTTCGGATATTCATATAAAga GGTCTACTTCATTTTTCGAGCATCAATCCGTCAGAGAAATCTACCACCTGACGATCCTGGTGCAGACGGAAATTTCGGATTTGCGCGGTTCGAGAATATAGCAACGGGTGAGGTACAGCTAACGAGTCCAATAATAGAGGACGAAATGGGCAGCGACGATGATCACGAAGATGGAAAGAGATTCGAGAATCCTTTGTACAGATCAAAGAGGAAGGGGCCAGTTGAGAAGATTATTGACATTGATGCACCTGTGAGCCTTGCGGAGCTGGAGGGAAAGGTCGCCTCCCACGAGGATGCGAACATTGATTCCGATTGA
- the LOC135163281 gene encoding uncharacterized protein LOC135163281, producing the protein MELQLLGLCILTFIATGESVKIVQLNMPTVVDPRQEKVTLRCDYELSSGETLYQVRWYKDGNEFFRYGPTFNPPGEAFNVTGVRVSREDSNDRVVVLFQRTNMQLKLETAAGIGGTYACEVMADRPSFDTKYDLGNLTVAVLPQQNPALGGLRSHYQLGDVLDAECTSAPSYPTAELTFYLNDIQVKKALTRQLPDSGRVDGNVVSTTRLGLSLALQRQYFNASGSLSLTCRSILPGVPGALHRDTKVVVSLRANNEKLAQEAPTDSTAHVSIVNSLLLFTVALAIIR; encoded by the exons ATGGAACTTCAACTACTTGGACTATGCATTCTCACCTTCATAGCAAcag GGGAATCCGTGAAGATTGTCCAACTAAATATGCCGACAGTAGTGGATCCACGACAAGAAAAAGTAACGTTACGTTGTGACTACGAGTTGAGCTCTGGTGAGACACTTTACCAGGTCAGGTGGTACAAAGACGGTAACGAGTTCTTCAGATATGGACCAACATTCAACCCTCCGGGTGAAGCCTTTAATGTGACTGGGGTACGAGTTAGCAGAGAGGACAGTAACGACAGAGTTGTTGTACTGTTTCAACGTACCAATATGCAATTAAAATTGGAAACGG CTGCGGGAATTGGAGGTACATACGCCTGTGAAGTGATGGCAGACCGTCCATCATTTGACACAAAGTACGATCTGGGAAATTTAACTGTTGCCGTACTACCACAGCAAAATCCAGCCCTCGGGGGCCTTCGTTCTCATTACCAACTTGGGGATGTACTCGACGCTGAATGCACATCGGCGCCCAGTTATCCAACCGCTGAGCTAACTTTTTATCTCAACGATATTCAG GTGAAAAAAGCACTGACAAGACAACTTCCAGATTCGGGGCGCGTCGATGGCAACGTCGTTTCGACAACTCGCCTCGGCTTGTCACTGGCACTACAGCGGCAATACTTTAACGCATCTGGCAGCCTGAGTCTCACGTGCAGATCAATCTTACCGGGTGTACCAGGTGCATTACACCGTGATACTAAGGTCGTCGTATCACTCAGAgctaacaatgaaaaactcgcTCAAGAGGCACCAACAGATTCCACCGCTCATGTATCAATTGTTaattcattacttcttttTACCGTTGCATTGGCAATCATACGTTGA
- the LOC135163222 gene encoding methionine--tRNA ligase, mitochondrial-like, which produces MANLFRLPIVRNLIIQVHKNQSRNIMTTPARAKKLLESLKDNPYFDKYAGAITRLQETNPEEFVSRIVDQQRKAEEKKEKAKTFKNDATAKPALKPSMQRSQARLSDVMKTELLEDKVGLFLKPWMKLQTRLYSNYERKFAFVSTPIFYVNAGPHIGHLYSATMADAVVRYNKMLGLDTFFSTGTDEHGNKVMNAAISKNSSPSNYCEEISQLFRGMCDDFNVGYSKFIRTTDEEHRRGVHTFWTHLHNSGHIYLGKYSGWYCTSDEAFVPPSDLEDLRKPDGSTIKISSASGNPVEWMEEENYKFRLSSFQDDLKHWLKDEKSVQPLKFHRILSNWVEEGSCLNDLSVSRPASRAPWGIKVPNDASHTVYVWLDALINYLTVLGYPEDKYKKFWPPKVQVIGKDILKFHGIYWPAFLIAAGMEPPRTLLCHSHWTVNDEKMSKSKGNVIAPSKAAEMFTPDGLRYFLLREAVPHSDANYNEEKIRKILNAELADTLGNLFSRCMGKAVNPRGIIPEASVAHKDILRTEEAENLVESLRCLPAIAQESYENFNFHQVVDAVMASLRYANKMIEHHKPWALVKNTDATSVNELEAVLALGLESVRASALILHPIIPQVTENLLCHLKIPPDSRQWRNTEFLRSGRVAEGLEEERPNNLIFFKRIK; this is translated from the exons ATGGCAAATCTTTTTCGTTTGCCAATAGTCAGAAACTTAATCATTCAAGTGCACAAGAACCAGTCGAGAAACATAATGACAACCCCAGCGAGAGCTAAAAAGTTGCTGGAATCCTTGAAGGACAACCCGTACTTCGACAAGTATGCTGGAGCTATCACTCGTCTTCAAGAGACTAATCCAGAGGAGTTTGTTTCGAGAATTGTGGATCAGCAGAGAAAGGCAGAAG AGAAAAAAGAGAAGGCAAAGACCTTCAAAAACGATGCAACAGCCAAACCAGCCTTGAAACCAAGTATGCAGAGGAGTCAGGCTCGTCTGTCTGACGTCATGAAGACTGAATTACTCGAGGACAAAG TGGGACTTTTTCTGAAGCCCTGGATGAAGCTGCAGACGAGGTTGTACTCGaattatgagagaaaatttgCATTCGTTAGCACCCCGATTTTTTACGTTAATGCTG GTCCACACATTGGTCATTTATACTCTGCCACAATGGCTGATGCAGTGGTCAGGTACAATAAAATGCTGGGGCTTGATACATTTTTCAGCACTGGAACGGATGAGCATGGAAATAAAGTCATGAATGCAGcgatttcgaaaaattcatcacCAAGTAACTACTGTGAAGAGATATCACAATTGTTCAGGGGAATGTGCGACGATTTTAACGTTGGATATTCGAAATTCATCAGAACGACTGATGAGGAACACCGACGAGGAGTTCACACATTCTGg aCGCACTTACACAATTCTGGTCACATCTACCTCGGTAAATACTCAGGTTGGTACTGCACGTCCGACGAGGCCTTTGTCCCCCCGTCTGATCTGGAGGACCTCAGGAAACCAGACGGTAGCACAATTAAGATCTCCTCCGCATCTGGAAACCCTGTGGAGTGGATGGAGGAGGAGAACTACAAATTTCGATTGAGTTCATTTCAGGATGACCTCAAGCACTGGTTGAAGGATGAGAAATCCGTTCAGCCCCTAAAATTCCACCGAATATTATCCAATTGGGTGGAGGAAGGCTCTTGTCTAAACGATCTCAGTGTCTCCAGGCCAGCATCCAGGGCGCCCTGGGGCATCAAAGTCCCTAACGACGCTTCTCACACTGTTTATGTCTGGCTCGACGCTTTAATAAATTACCTCACAGTCCTGGGGTATCCCGaggataaatataaaaaattctggcCACCAAAAGTTCAA GTGATAGGTAAAGACATACTAAAGTTCCACGGAATCTATTGGCCAGCATTTTTGATCGCAGCGGGTATGGAGCCTCCGAGAACTCTTTTATGTCACTCTCACTGGACTGTCaacgatgaaaaaatgtcaaaatccAAAGGTAACGTTATTGCGCCCTCGAAAGCAGCAGAAATGTTCACTCCCGATGGCCTCAGGTATTTTCTCCTACGAGAAGCTGTCCCCCACAGCGATGCCA ATTACAACGAGGAGAAAATTCGAAAGATTCTCAATGCGGAACTGGCAGATACCCTCGGGAATCTGTTCAGCAGGTGTATGGGAAAGGCTGTGAATCCCCGTGGAATCATTCCAGAGGCCTCAGTAGCTCATAAAGACATCTTACGTACAGAGGAGGCTGAAAACTTGGTGGAGAGCCTCCGCTGTCTACCAGCCATAGCCCAGGAGTCCTACGAGAACTTTAATTTCCATCAAGTGGTTGATGCAGTCATGGCATCTCTACGATACGCGAATAAAATGATTGAGCATCACAAGCCCTGGGCTTTAGTCAAAAACACCGATGCAACCTCTGTGAATGAACTCGAAGCTGTCCTAGCGCTTGGACTTGAGTCTGTCAGGGCCAGTGCCCTCATTCTACATCCAATCATCCCCCAAGTCACCGAGAATCTTCTGTGTCATCTGAAGATTCCCCCGGATTCGAGGCAATGGAGAAACACAGAGTTCTTGAGGAGTGGGAGAGTAGCTGAGGGGCTTGAAGAGGAGAGACCCAACAATCTGATATTCTTCAAGAGGATAAAGTAA
- the LOC135163974 gene encoding sarcoplasmic reticulum histidine-rich calcium-binding protein-like, with protein MLILSNRGRKEEGSAIDGSRTTGLVVMRQLFLALQSFISHGSSLCHCVFVYLHNGNSEELRIHYLYANNRAPLVSAFSSTSPIVVFDPTIESHQTYAKYLFSRDQHSLDSKNLLVTNTIHPPPQIPRKVEALKPDTSDYLEEHKPLIIPALEKEQDNFQEDKRLPRKLGPDKLTTPPPALNSNNFVSKRHLKENAYVHHPRPHLRDSENYRELNPEINPLVLSPENQRYYDNYLRLNPPENRVAKNYDNVQVPEPISAYGYEISPVANPELQRVNPLRRNHINSGNTNIPDRNSGEETRLANYEVRSKKKKSKKSSRLNKPEVRSEYEPNDQRGQVVPVQPIYYDKASTDFYDNVQFAERNPHERHQGEDVALEPTEKEEPRPAVRRQDNGGGGNQHVEVAAGSQREEKHQPKVHSEKHEEGGGEEGHEDHHEADGEEAKKGYDSHHEHEKGEKGHHDKEDHDKHYDEEEGKEHKHADDSSYYKHYDSGEKKEKESAFDEEGKFNKGHSTKGNHVVHKKDEYEKLEEFYDESHDEDEHEKDEGYHHKFEKEHGGSEKTGHYDAGEDVEEHGKKSKYEKGHHYKDKKGHDQRAGDDKHHEKESKYGKKGGYEDGKKWEYKKGH; from the exons ATGTTGATATTGAGTAATCGAGGGAGAAAGGAGGAAGGCAGTGCGATCGATGGATCCAGAACTACTGGTTTAGTCGTAATGAGACAGTTGTTCTTGGCATTGCAGAGT TTCATCAGTCATGGGAGTTCACTGTGTCACTGTGTTTTTGTGTATTTACACAATGGTAATTCGGAAGAATTGAGAATTCATTATCTCTATGCAAATAATCGTGca CCACTGGTATCAGCATTCTCAAGTACATCCCCAATAGTAGTGTTCGATCCGACAATAGAGAGCCACCAGACATACGCAAAATACCTCTTCTCCCGCGATCAGCATTCATTGGATTCTAAAAATCTGCTAGTCACCAACACGATCCATCCACCACCGCAAATACCAAGAAAGGTCGAAGCCTTAAAGCCAGACACCTCTGACTATTTGGAGGAGCACAAGCCCCTGATAATTCCTGCTCTCGAAAAAGAACAAGATAACTTTCAGGAAGACAAGCGCCTCCCCAGGAAACTTGGTCCGGACAAGCTCACTACTCCACCACCAGCGCTGAACTCTAATAACTTCGTGAGCAAAAGACATCTGAAAGAGAACGCCTACGTTCACCACCCCAGACCACACCTCAGAGATTCTGAAAATTACCGGGAACTAAATCCAGAGATCAATCCACTTGTTTTATCCCCCGAAAATCAACGGTATTACGACAATTACCTACGATTGAATCCACCGGAAAATCGAGTtgcaaaaaattacgataatgtTCAGGTACCTGAGCCGATTTCTGCATACGGATATGAGATAAGCCCAGTGGCTAATCCAGAGTTACAACGGGTGAATCCACTTAGAAGAAACCATATTAATTCTGGTAATACAAATATCCCCGATAGAAATTCTGGGGAAGAGACACGACTCGCTAATTACGAAGTAAGGAGCAAGAAGAAGAAATCGAAAAAGAGTAGTCGTCTTAACAAACCGGAAGTGAGGTCGGAGTATGAGCCCAATGACCAGCGAGGACAAGTGGTTCCAGTTCAGCCTATTTATTACGATAAAGCTTCCACTGATTTCTACGACAACGTACAATTTGCGGAGAGAAATCCTCATGAGAGACACCAGGGCGAAGATGTTGCTTTGGAGCCGACAGAAAAAGAGGAGCCGCGTCCTGCGGTGAGACGCCAGGACAACGGAGGGGGTGGGAATCAACACGTTGAGGTGGCTGCGGGATCCCAGAGAGAGGAGAAACACCAGCCTAAGGTGCACAGCGAGAAGCATGAAGAGGGTGGGGGTGAAGAGGGCCATGAGGACCACCACGAAGCTGATGGGGAGGAGGCGAAGAAG GGTTACGACAGCCATCACGAGCATGAAAAAGGTGAGAAGGGTCATCACGATAAAGAGGACCATGATAAACATTACGACGAAGAGGAAGGAAAGGAGCATAAACATGCGGATGACAGTTCCTATTATAAGCATTATGACAGTGGTGAGAAAAAGGAGAAGGAGTCAGCATTCGACGAAgagggaaaattcaataaggGACACAGCACCAAGGGCAATCATGTAGTACATAAAAAG GACGAATACGAGAAACTCGAGGAATTCTACGACGAGTCTCACGACGAGGACGAGCACGAGAAGGATGAGGGATACCACCACAAATTCGAGAAGGAGCACGGCGGAAGTGAAAAGACTGGACACTACGATGCGGGTGAAGACGTTGAAGAGCATGGTAAGAAGAGTAAGTATGAGAAGGGCCACCACTATAAGGACAAGAAGGGCCATGACCAGCGCGCGGGTGATGACAAGCATCACGAGAAAGAGAGCAAATATGGGAAGAAGGGAGGATACGAGGATGGAAAGAAATGGGAGTACAAGAAAGGACACTAA